TTACAGCGCTTTAACGTCGATGATTTCAACATCAAAGGTCAAGGTTTTCCCGGCCAACGGGTGGTTGAAGTCGATGGTCACTTGCGCGTCATCAAAGGCTTTCACCACACCCGGCAGTTCGGTATTCGCCGCATCGTTGAAGATCACCAACAAGCCTTCCGACAGTTCCATGTCCTGGAACTGCGAACGCGGGATGATCTGCACATTTTGCGGGTTGGGCTGGCCAAAGGCGTTTTCCGGCAGGATCTGCAGGTTGCGCTTGTCGCCGGCCTTGAAACCGAACAGGGCTGCTTCAAAACCCGGCAGCAGGTTGCCGTCGCCGACCTTGAAGGTCGCCGGAGCCTTGTCGAACGTGCTGTCGACCGTGTCGCCATTCTCCAGGCGCAATGCGAAATGCAAGGTGACTTCCGTGTTCTGGCCGATGCGTTGTTCAGCCAATACCTGTTCAGTCATGAACGGTCTCTCCGGTTTTCTTACTTTTGAACATATCCAACGCCAGCATGATTGCACCGACGGTGATGGCGCTGTCGGCAAAGTTGAACGCCGGGAAGTACCAGCGGTTCTGCCAATGCACCAGAATAAAGTCGATCACATGGCCCAGAGCGATGCGGTCGTACAAGTTACCCAGCGCGCCACCGAGCACCAGGGCCAGCGCCACCGCCAGCCAGGTGTCATCGCGCCCAAGGCGCTTGAGCCACACCACCAGCACGGCACTGACCACCACGGCGATCAGGGCAAACAACCAGCGCTGCCAGCCGGAGCTGTCAGCCAGGAAGCTGAACGCAGCGCCGGTGTTGTAGGCCAGGGTCCAGCTGAAGTAGTCGGGAATCACCACGATCTGCTGGTACATCTGCAAGGCGCCCTCGAAATGAGCTTTGCTGAGTTGGTCAATGACCAGCACCAGCACGCTCAACACGAGCAAGCCCAGGCGTCCAAAACGACTGGCTTCAGGCATAGTGACGAACCTCGCCAGCGCCGGTGATGTTGTCGACGCAACGACCGCAAATTTCCGGGTGCTCAGGGTTCACACCGACATCTTCACGGCAGTGCCAGCAACGGGCGCACTTGGCGAAGGCCGACTTGACCACTTTGAGCTTGAGACCCGGTACTTCGGTGGCCACGGCATCCGCAGGGGCCTGGGCAAACGGTGCCAGGCTGGCGGTGGAGGTGATCAGCACGAAGCGCAGTTCATTGCTCAACTTGGCCAGGTCGGCCGTCAGGCCTTCCTCGGCAAACAGTGTGACTTCAGCCTGCAAGTTACCGCCCACGGCCTTGGCCGCACGCTGCACTTCCAGCTCTTTGTTCACGGCAACCTTGACCGCCATCACGCCTTCCCAGTACTCACGGCCCAGTTCAAAGTCGGCCGGCAGTTCGGTCAGGCCTTCGTACCAGGTGTTGAGCATCACGGACTCGTTACGCTCGCCCGGCAGGTATTCCCACAGTTCGTCGGCAGTGAAGGCCAGGATCGGTGCGATCCAGCGCACCAGCGCTTCAGAGATGTGGTACAGCGCGGTCTGCGCCGAACGGCGGGCCTTGCTGTTGGCGCCGGTGGTGTACTGGCGGTCCTTGATGATGTCGAGGTAGAAACCACCCAGCTCCTGCACGCAGAAGTTGTGGATCTTGGAGTAGACATTCCAGAAGCGGTATTCGCCGTAGTGCTCTTGCAACTCGCGCTGCAGCAACAGGGTACGGTCCACGGCCCAACGGTCCAGGGCGAGCATTTCCTCAGCCGGCAGGATGTCGGTGGCCGGGTTGAAACCGGTCAGGTTCGACAGCATGAAGCGTGCGGTATTACGGATACGACGGTAGGCATCGGCGCTGCGGGCCAGAATCTGGTCCGACACGGCGATTTCGCCCGAGTAATCGGTCGAGGCTACCCACAGGCGCATGATGTCGGCGCCCAAGGTGTCGTTGATCTTTTTCGGCTCGATTACGTTTTTCAGCGACTTGGACATCTTGCGGCCCGTCTCGTCGACGGTGAAGCCGTGGGTCAGCAATTCGCGGTACGGCGCGTGGTTGTCGATGGCGCAACCTGTCAGCAGCGACGAGTGGAACCAGCCACGGTGTTGGTCGGAGCCTTCCAGGTACAGGTCGGCACGCGGACCGGTCTCGTGACCCATCGGGTGCGAGCCACGCAGCACATGCCAATGGGTGGTGCCCGAGTCGAACCACACGTCGAGGGTGTCGCTGATCTTGTCGTACAGCGGCGCGTCGTCGCCCAGCAGCTCGGCGGCGTCCAGCTTGAACCAGGCTTCGATACCTTCTTGTTCAACACGCTGGGCAACCACTTCCATCAGTTCGACGGTACGTGGGTGCAGCTCGCCGCTTTCCTTGTTCAGGAAAAACGGGATCGGCACGCCCCAGTTGCGCTGCCGGGAGATGCACCAGTCCGGGCGGTTGGCGATCATCGAGTGCAGGCGCGCCTGGCCCCAGGCCGGGACGAACTTGGTCTCTTCGATGGCTTTGATCGCGCGGTTACGCAGGGTCGCGCCACTGGTCGGCTCTTTGTCCATGCCGATAAACCACTGCGCGGTGGCGCGGTAGATCAGCGGGGACTTGTGACGCCAGCAGTGCATGTAGCTGTGCTTGATGGTGTCGGTTTGCATCAGTGCACCGACTTCACGCAGCTTGTCGATGATCGCCGGGTCAGCCTTGAAGATGAACTGGCCGCCAAAAAACTCCAGCGACGGCACATAAACGCCGTTGCTCTGCACCGGGTTGATGATGTCATCGTTAACCAGGCCGTACTTCTTGCAGATGACAAAGTCGTCCACGCCGTAGGCAGGCGAGCAGTGAACCACACCGGTGCCCGAACCCAGCTCAACGTAGTCAGCCAGGTACACCGGCGACAGACGGTCATAGAACGGGTGACGGAAGTTGATCAGCTCCAGCGCGGTGCCGGTCGTGGTGGCGATCACCGAGCCTTGCAGCTCGTAGCGCGCCAGGCAGGCTTCGACCATTTCTTCAGCGAGCACGAGCAGGCGGTCACCGACGTCCACCAGGGCGTAGGTGAATTCCGGGTGCACGTTCAACGCCTGGTTGGCCGGGATGGTCCACGGGGTGGTGGTCCAGATCACGATGGCGGCCGGTTTGCTCAGGCTTGCCAGGCCAAACGCCTGGGCCAGCTTGGCCTCGTCGGCGATCGGGAAGGCCACGTCGATGGTCGAGGACTTTTTCTCTTCGTATTCGACTTCCGCTTCAGCCAGGGCCGAGCCGCAGTCAAAACACCAGTTCACGGGCTTGAGACCCTTGAACACGAAGCCGCCTTTGACGATTTCGGCCAAGGCGCGGATTTCACCGGCCTCGTTCTTGAAGTCCATGGTCTTGTAAGGGTTGGCCCAGTCGCCCAACACACCCAGGCGGATGAATTCGGACTTCTGCCCTTCGATCTGCTCGGTGGCGTAGGCACGGCACAGTTCGCGGGTTTTATCGGCGCCCAGGTTCTTGCCGTAGGTCACTTCGACCTTGTGTTCGATCGGCAGGCCATGGCAGTCCCAGCCCGGAACATACGGCGCGTCAAAACCCGAAAGGGTTTTCGAGCGGATGATCATGTCCTTCAGAATCTTGTTCAGCGCATGACCGATGTGAATCGTGCCGTTGGCATAAGGAGGGCCGTCGTGCAGGACGAATTTCGGACGATCCTTGCCAATCTCGCGCAACTTTCCGTACAGGCCAATACTGTCCCAGCGCTGCAGGATCTGCGGTTCGCGCTGTGGCAGGCCGGCCTTCATTGGGAAGGCGGTGTCCGGAAGGTTTAGCGTGGCTTTATAGTCGGTCATTTAAGGCTCTTCATTAGCGATGGGCGCTAGGTGCGGCTAGTGCACGGGCGGCGGCGACATCCGCATTGATCGCCGTTTTCAACGCCTCCAGGGAGGCGAAACGCTGCTCTTCACGCAGCTTTTGGTGGAAAGCCACCGTCAAACGCCGGTCATACAAATCACCGGCAAAATCCAAAAGGTGAACTTCCAGGTGGGCCTTGCCATCACCTGCAACCGTGGGCCTGACGCCTATGTTGGCGACTCCGGGCCACGATTGGCCGTCGATGTCGACACTCACCAGGTAAACCCCGGTCAGTGGCACGCGACGGCGCTTGAGTTGCACGTTGGCGGTTGGCGTGCCCAGTTGGCGCGCCAGCTTCTGGCCGTGCAGGACCCGCCCGGCAATCCGGAACGGGCGGCCGAGCAAGCGCTCGGCCAAGGCGAAGTCGGCAGCGGCCAGGGCGTTACGTACCTGGGTACTGCTCACGCGCAGGCCGTCCAGTTCGACGGTTTGCGCGGCTTCGACGGTAAAGCCCTGGGTGACGCCGGCCTGTTGCAGGAAATCGAAATCGCCTACCCGGTCGCAACCGAAACGGAAGTCGTCGCCGACCTCCAGGTGCTGCACGCCCAGGCCATCCACCAGGATACGGTCGACGAACTCGGCGGCACTCAGGCTGCGCAAACGCTGGTTGAAAGCCAGGCAGAGCACACGGTCGACGCCTTCTTCAGCCAGCAATTGCAGCTTGTCCCGCAGGCGGGCCAGACGCGCCGGCGCCGTCTCCGGGGTAAAGAACTCACGCGGCTGTGGTTCAAAAATCACCACGCAGCTGGGCACGCCCAACTCAACCGCACGCTCACGCAGGCGGGCCAGGATAGCCTGGTGGCCACGGTGAACACCGTCAAAGTTGCCAATAGTGGCGACGCAGCCCCGATGCTGGGGGCGCAGGTTGTGGAGACCTCGAACCAGCTGCATAACGCGCTTCTTGCTCATAAAGTGGTCGATTATAACCACACCCGGCCCCGGACGACAGGCAACAGCGCAGGCCATTTGCGCGAATCGATAAAACAACCGTTTTATCGACGAAAACTCTCTAGTTCAGCGACTTGCGATTGAAATCCCGCAAACGGAAGCCCATGAGCAGCAACATGCCGAAGTACACCACTATGCCAGCGACCACCAACGCACCGAGGCGCATGAAGCGCTCCAGCATATGGCCTTGATCCCAGGCGGGCATGAAGTGCATCAGGCCCAGCAACACTGCAGCCATCGCGCCAACCGCCACCACCAGTTTGATGGCGAACGGGCCCCAACCGGCCTGAGGCTGGAACATTTTCTGTTTACGTAGTTGATAAAACAGCAGCCCGGCGTTGATGCAGGCACCTACGCTGATCGCCAGCGCCAGCCCGGCATGCTTCAGCGGGCCGATGAACGCCAGGTTGAGCAACTGCGTCACCACCAGGGTGAAGATCGCGATTTTTACCGGAGTACGAATGTTTTGTTGGGCATAAAAGCCCGGGGCCAGCACCTTGATCACGATAATGCCCAACAGCCCAACAGAGTAGGCAATCAGCGCGCGCTGGGTCATCGAGGCGTCAAACGCGGTGAACTGGCCGTACTGGAACAGCGCAACCGTCAGCGGCTCGGCGAGTAACCCCAGGGCCACGGCGCACGGCAGCACCAGCACGAAGCACAGCCGCAGGCCCCAATCGAGGATCCGCGAATACTCGTGGCGGTCTTTACTGGCGTAAGTGCGCGACAGCGTTGGCAGCAGGATGGTGCCAAGCGCCACACC
This genomic window from Pseudomonas sp. Bout1 contains:
- the fkpB gene encoding FKBP-type peptidyl-prolyl cis-trans isomerase — translated: MAEQRIGQNTEVTLHFALRLENGDTVDSTFDKAPATFKVGDGNLLPGFEAALFGFKAGDKRNLQILPENAFGQPNPQNVQIIPRSQFQDMELSEGLLVIFNDAANTELPGVVKAFDDAQVTIDFNHPLAGKTLTFDVEIIDVKAL
- the lspA gene encoding signal peptidase II — translated: MPEASRFGRLGLLVLSVLVLVIDQLSKAHFEGALQMYQQIVVIPDYFSWTLAYNTGAAFSFLADSSGWQRWLFALIAVVVSAVLVVWLKRLGRDDTWLAVALALVLGGALGNLYDRIALGHVIDFILVHWQNRWYFPAFNFADSAITVGAIMLALDMFKSKKTGETVHD
- the ileS gene encoding isoleucine--tRNA ligase — encoded protein: MTDYKATLNLPDTAFPMKAGLPQREPQILQRWDSIGLYGKLREIGKDRPKFVLHDGPPYANGTIHIGHALNKILKDMIIRSKTLSGFDAPYVPGWDCHGLPIEHKVEVTYGKNLGADKTRELCRAYATEQIEGQKSEFIRLGVLGDWANPYKTMDFKNEAGEIRALAEIVKGGFVFKGLKPVNWCFDCGSALAEAEVEYEEKKSSTIDVAFPIADEAKLAQAFGLASLSKPAAIVIWTTTPWTIPANQALNVHPEFTYALVDVGDRLLVLAEEMVEACLARYELQGSVIATTTGTALELINFRHPFYDRLSPVYLADYVELGSGTGVVHCSPAYGVDDFVICKKYGLVNDDIINPVQSNGVYVPSLEFFGGQFIFKADPAIIDKLREVGALMQTDTIKHSYMHCWRHKSPLIYRATAQWFIGMDKEPTSGATLRNRAIKAIEETKFVPAWGQARLHSMIANRPDWCISRQRNWGVPIPFFLNKESGELHPRTVELMEVVAQRVEQEGIEAWFKLDAAELLGDDAPLYDKISDTLDVWFDSGTTHWHVLRGSHPMGHETGPRADLYLEGSDQHRGWFHSSLLTGCAIDNHAPYRELLTHGFTVDETGRKMSKSLKNVIEPKKINDTLGADIMRLWVASTDYSGEIAVSDQILARSADAYRRIRNTARFMLSNLTGFNPATDILPAEEMLALDRWAVDRTLLLQRELQEHYGEYRFWNVYSKIHNFCVQELGGFYLDIIKDRQYTTGANSKARRSAQTALYHISEALVRWIAPILAFTADELWEYLPGERNESVMLNTWYEGLTELPADFELGREYWEGVMAVKVAVNKELEVQRAAKAVGGNLQAEVTLFAEEGLTADLAKLSNELRFVLITSTASLAPFAQAPADAVATEVPGLKLKVVKSAFAKCARCWHCREDVGVNPEHPEICGRCVDNITGAGEVRHYA
- the ribF gene encoding bifunctional riboflavin kinase/FAD synthetase, with product MQLVRGLHNLRPQHRGCVATIGNFDGVHRGHQAILARLRERAVELGVPSCVVIFEPQPREFFTPETAPARLARLRDKLQLLAEEGVDRVLCLAFNQRLRSLSAAEFVDRILVDGLGVQHLEVGDDFRFGCDRVGDFDFLQQAGVTQGFTVEAAQTVELDGLRVSSTQVRNALAAADFALAERLLGRPFRIAGRVLHGQKLARQLGTPTANVQLKRRRVPLTGVYLVSVDIDGQSWPGVANIGVRPTVAGDGKAHLEVHLLDFAGDLYDRRLTVAFHQKLREEQRFASLEALKTAINADVAAARALAAPSAHR